The Chryseolinea soli nucleotide sequence ATTAGGGGTGGCGGCAGTTGGTGGCAGCAAGAAGACCATCAGCACGGCCGTGAACTATGCCAAGGAACGGAAACAATTTGGAACTGCGATTGCCAACTTCGGAGCCATCAAACACAAGATCGCCGAAATGGTGACGAAGGTTTTTGTCAGCGAGTCGGCATGCTATCGCGCTGGTCAGAACATCGACGATACCTACAACGCATTGGTGGCTGGAGGAATGGATCCTGCAAAAGCAAAATTGAAATCGTTGGAAGAGTTTGCCATCGAGTGTGCCATCCTGAAAGTGCACGGCTCCGAGGTGCTCGACTTTGTGGTGGATGAAGGCGTGCAGATCTATGGCGGTATGGGTTTCTCGGCCGAGGGCCCGATGGACCGCGCCTACCGCGATGCGCGCATCAACCGTATTTTCGAAGGCACGAACGAGATCAACCGCATGCTCACCATCGACATGCTGATGAAGCGCGCCATGAAGGGCTCCATCGATCTGATGAATCCCGCGATGGCGGTGCAAAAAGAATTGATGGCCATTCCCGATTTTGGCGCCAGCGAAGAAGAAGGATTGTTTGTAAAAGAAAAGAAGGTGTTGGCCAACCTGAAGAAGGCCGGTTTGATGGTGGCGGGCGCAGCCGTTCAGAAATTTATGATGAAGCTGTCCGACGAACAAGAAGTGTTGATGAACCTGGCCGACATGCTCATCGAAGCCTACGCCGCAGAGTCGACCTTGCTTCGCGTGGAAAAACTTATCGGTCTGAAAGGAGAGGCAGCGTGTGAAATCCAGAAGGAGATGGCGCTTATCTACCTGCATTATGCCGTCGAAAGGGTAGCGTCATGCGGTCGCCAGGCGATCACTTCGTTCGCGGAAGGAGATGAGCAGCGTTTGATGCTGATGGGATTGAAACGATTTACGAAAGTGGACCCTTATAACCTGAAGCAAGCTCGTAGAAAAGTGGCGGACTATGCCATCGCGAAGGGCGAGTACCCCTTCTAAGGAGCCTTCCGACTTATCGAAAACGCAAAGTTTGCCGACGTGCAAGCTTTGCGTTTTTTTATGGCTCCTCGTTCAAAAACCACAAACGGGCCACTGTTCATATTTGCAAAAACGGCTGTTCAATTCTCAACAATTTTGCGTTCAGAAAAACCAAAAAAGGGCCAAATTAAGGCCCAAATGCGGGTTTTATATCATTGCATTATTTTTGGTATGCCTTCAGCAAATTCAAACCTATGGAATCGCGAAGCACCACCACCGTTATCGTTGTTTTATTGATCGTATTCACTTTTCCCATCTGGGTGGGCATAGCGGGTGGGCTTTTGGGTCTGATCGCCGGTTTGATTGGTGGCGTCATCGGGATCATCGGCGGCGTGATTGGAGCCATCGGTGCCGCGATCGGAGGATTGATCGGCGGCCTCTTTAACTGGGGCTTCAACTGGCACTGGCCCTTTGGATTCTTTCATGCACACACGTTCACCATCGTGCTCATTGCCATCATCATCGTGTTGATCAGCCGGTCGCGAAAAATCTGAGGGTCTATGTTATGGGATGCTTGTTGTAC carries:
- a CDS encoding acyl-CoA dehydrogenase family protein, with the translated sequence MATTTETKHAIKGGEFLIRESQANEIFIPEEYSEEQQMIQQQCKDFLTKEVFNRLDEIDSQKDPKLMPTLLDKAGELGLLGTSVPTEYGGFGMDFNTTMLVAEVIGGGHSVAVALSAHTGIGTLPIVYYGNEEQKKKYLPKLATGEYKAAYCLTEPDSGSDANSGKTKAVLSADGKHYVINGQKMWITNGGFADVYIVFAKIDNDKNLSAFIVEKAFGGITMNEEEHKMGIKGSSTRQIFFNDCKVPVENLLSERENGFKIAVNILNVGRIKLGVAAVGGSKKTISTAVNYAKERKQFGTAIANFGAIKHKIAEMVTKVFVSESACYRAGQNIDDTYNALVAGGMDPAKAKLKSLEEFAIECAILKVHGSEVLDFVVDEGVQIYGGMGFSAEGPMDRAYRDARINRIFEGTNEINRMLTIDMLMKRAMKGSIDLMNPAMAVQKELMAIPDFGASEEEGLFVKEKKVLANLKKAGLMVAGAAVQKFMMKLSDEQEVLMNLADMLIEAYAAESTLLRVEKLIGLKGEAACEIQKEMALIYLHYAVERVASCGRQAITSFAEGDEQRLMLMGLKRFTKVDPYNLKQARRKVADYAIAKGEYPF